Genomic DNA from Acidobacteriota bacterium:
CCGCAGCCTGGAGCCCAACTTGCCGCTGGCCGGAATGCAGACCATCGAGCAGCATCGCGGCTTTTTCCTGCTGCTGCCCCGCCTGGGAGCGATCCTGCTCAGCGCCTTCGCCCTGCTGGCCCTTGTGCTGGCCTTGATCGGTGTTTATGGAGTGATCTCTTATGCCGTCTCGCGCCGCCACCGCGAAATCGGCCTGCGCATGGCCCTGGGAGCAGAGCGCAGCCAGGTCCTGAGGCTGGTCCTGCGTCAGGGACTGACCCTGGCCCTCACCGGATTGGTGCTGGGCATGTTCGCCGCCATGCTGGTGTCGCGGCTCTTTGCGGGCGCCCTCTACGGCGTGGAACCCCTCGATCCCATGACCTTCGCACTCACCCCGCTGCTGCTGCTGGCGGCAGCCGCCCTGGCCTGCTTCCTCCCCGCCGCCCGCGCCTCCCGCATCGACCCCATGGGCGTGCTGCGCTACGAGTGAAAGGGGAGCTTCAAGCGGTTTCTAAGCGCGGCAATTCCCGGTCACGAACAGCTTGCGCCGCGAAGTGCAAGGCTTCGGCAATGTCCTCTCGTTCAAGATCGGGAGTGGGACTCGAGGATTTGCGTCGTGGCCATCCCCTCAGCCACCATGGAAACTACAGTGGCCACGGGAATCCTCAGTCCCCGAATACAGGGAAACCCGCCCATTTGCGCCGGGTCGATCGTGATCCTCGAATAAGTCATAAAGGAAGGATAGCTGAAAACACGTGAGTTGAAGCAGCCCAAGTCAACAACGGGGCGGTGGAGAGGGAGGCCCGCGGGCCGCCGCGAGGGGCGGGAGTGCATGCACCCCGCAGCCCCGGCGACGGCCCGTCGTACAAGCAAGGCCACCCTAACACTATCGACTGACAAAGTAGATGACTTTAAACAAAAGTTGTTTCAGGCACCCTCAAGCCACTCGTGCAGTGCGTCAGAGGTTTTGAGCCACCCTGTGGCGTTATCCCACGCTTTCAGCGTTCGCACATTTGCCGTCTGAAACCCAGGGTGGCGCCGCCGTCTCGCTTGCGCTCGCCGGGGCTGACCCTGGGCTGGCGAATCGCTCGCCTTCAGCGAGCCCGGACTTGACTTTCAACACAGTCGCTGGGCTGGCGAATCGCTGGCCTTCAGCGAGCCCGGACTTGACTCCTAACACAGTCCCTTGGGCTGGCGAATCGCTCGCCTTCAGCGAGCCCGGACTTGACTTCTAACACAGTCGCTGGGCTGGCGAATCTGTCCCTTTCAGGGACAAAAAACGACGGCCTGGCTCAGAACTTATGACCGGCAGCACTAGGGAGCGGCGGGCAGGTCGGCCATGACCAGGTCGGATTCGCCTGCCGCCGGGCGGACGGCGTAGAGGGAGCGTCCGTCGGGAGCGAGGGCGATGCGTCCCCAGCGGCCGGCCGGGAAGGTTTGCAGCACCTCCTCCTGCCCGCTCTCAGGGTTGAGGCGGATGAGAAGCGTGGAGTCCTCCTGGCCGCGCAGGAAGCAGAGCCCCTGCGGGCAGGCCACCACCGATCCCTCCCCCCGCAACTCCGCCAGAGCTTCCACCAACGTCTCGCGTCCGCTGGTCAGGTGGAACCGGAAGAGGCCCGGCTGATCGTACTTGATCAGGTAGAGGTACTCGCCCCGTAAACCCGGAAAGCCGCTGTAGCCGCCCTGGGAAGTGACCTGCTGCAGCAAGGGCCCGGTCGAGGGGTCGTCCTGGGAGGCCAGAACCGTTGACGAAGAAGCTCGCTCCGCTTTGGGGTGCGGCGGCACACCCCGAGTCGGGAAAGGACTGCGCCAGATCTGCCATTGGCCTCCCCGGTTGGAACCGAAGTAGATCCAGCGTCCGTCAGTAGACCAGGCGGGTGAAAGCTCGCTGGACCGGGCTTGGGTCAGCCGCAGCAGGCGTCCGCTCTCGACTTCGGCCAGGTAGATGTCGGCATGGCCGTGAGGACGGGCGTCGAAGGCCACCCAGCGTCCGTCGGGCGAGATGCGGGGCGAGCCGGCGAAGGGCCCGCCGAAGGAGGTCAGGCGGCGGTCCTGACCGTCGCGCCGCATCCAGATCTCGTAGCTGCCGCTGCGGTCTGAGGCGTAGGCCAGCAGTCCCCCGGGGCCAGGGGCGGGCGCGATGTCGTCTCGGGTGGTCTCCACCACCCCCGTAACCGTCCCCTGCTCGAGGTCGAGACGGACGATGTCGGCCTGCTGGCGGCGGCTCTGCACCACGACGCGCCGTCCATCGGGCGACACGGTCGGGAAAGAGGGCCAGGGGATATCCAGCGGCATCCACTGCAGGAGCCGGGTCCGCAGATCGAGGCGCCACAGTCCGCCGCTGCCTCCCCGGTTGGATGCCATGAGCAGGGAGCGTCCATCGGGTGTGAATGCGTGTCCGTAAAGGGCCGCGGCATCGCCGGTCAGACGCTCAGCAGGACCGCCGTCCAGGGGAGCCAGGAAGACGTCCTGGGTCATCATGCTGACGCTGCGGGTGAAGGCGACGGATTGGCCGTCGGGCGAAAAGGAGGGGTCTTTGTCGCCCCAGTGCTGTCCTTGAGGGGGCGGCAGGAAGCGGCTCTCCCGGCCGTCGGAGGAAAGCAGCCGGATGGCGAAGGACTGACCCTGTCCGGGCCGGTCGGAAAAGGCCATCCAGCGGCCGTCAGGCGAGTAGGCCAGGTCGACGGCCTGGTTCATTCCGCAGTCCGACAGCTTGATGGGCACGCCGCCCAGGGAGGGGATCTCGTAGATGGAGCAGGTGTCGTCGGCAAAGCGCATGAAGGCGAGGCGGTCCCCATCCGGATGCCAGGCGGGGGCCACGTCATGTTCGGGACCGTCCGTCAACTGCAGCAGGCTCTCGGCATCGGCCATGCGGACGAAAAGGTTCCAGGAACCGCCTTCGTCCAGGGAGCGCTGGGCGAAGGCCACCTGATTGCCGTCGGGGGAAAAGGCCGGAAGCACTTCGCGTCCGGGCATGCTGGTGAGCGGGCGGGTGCGCAGCGGGATGGGATGAGGCGCCTGAGGACGCGGCGCCGCCCAATAGACGACAGCCATCGTTCCCACCACCAGCACCGCCAGGCCCAGGGGAACGAGCAGCAGCCAGCGCGCTCTCCAGGGGCCCTGAGCCTCGCGGGCGACCGCAGCAGACGGCGGTGCAGCCTCGTCGATTTCGCCAGGGAGGCGCACAGGAACCACCAGTCGGTAGCCCCGCTTGGGAATGGTTTCGATGAAGCGGGCTTGGGAGGCCGTCTCCCCGAGGGCCTTGCGCAGATCGGAAACAGCGCGCGTCAGCACCTCTTCGTTGACGGCCGTCTCCGGCCACACCTTGGCCAGAAGCTGCTGGCGGGTGAGCACCTGGCCGGGACGCGCAGCCAGGCATTGCAAGACCTGCATGGCCTTGGGCGTCACCCGCTCCATCCGGCCCGCGCAGTTGAGCCGGTGCAGCTCGGGCTCCACCCTGACATCGCCTACGAAAAAGTCTTTAGAAACGTCCACGCGTGATCGGATGCGGCTCCCTGGTACTCGAAAAATAGCACGGGGGGAGGAAAATTTCATCTTTTTCTCAGGATCTGCCGCCGTACTGCGGACAAACTGAAGTCCATGAAGAAGACCAGCGCCGCGGTGCTTGTGGCGATTCTCCTGGGTCCGCTCTGCCAGTTCGGCGTCCCAGCAGCAACTCTGTCGGCCCAGGACGACCCGGGGCCCGGCGGCCGCTTTGAAGCTGTCCAGGTCGCGCCCCAGGTCACCGTCTTCGTCCAGCAGGAGATCCTGCTCTATCCGGTGCAGGGCAACATCGTCCTTATCGAGCGCGGGCAGGACGCGCTGGTGGTGGACTCGGGACGCACCCCTTCCTGGGCCGCGGCCGTCATCGCCGAAATACGCCGCACCACCGACAAGCCCGTCCGCTACCTGGTCAACACCCACTGGCACGGAGACCATCACCACGGCAACTCCACCTTCCTGGACGCTTTTCCCGGCCTGACCCTGGTGGGACACGCCGAGACCAGCCGGGAAATCGCCAATCAGGGCAAGCGCAGCCTGGAGGGACAGATCCGCCTGATGGAGAACCCTCAGCCCTGGCTCGACGCCCTGCAGAAAAACGACGATGGACGCGGCAATCCTCTGCGCCCCGATCAACGGCACCGCATCCGCCAGATGACGGGAATGCCGGCCCAGTACCTGGAGGAACTGCGTCAGGTCGAACTGACTCCTCCCGCATTCACCTACCGCCAGGGCCTGGTGCTGGGAGAAGGCGAGGAGCGCGTCGAGATCTTTTCCAACGGCCCCGGCAATACGGCCGCCGATTCCATCCTCTACCTGCCGGGATCCAAGATCGTCATCACGGGCGACCTGCTGACGTCCACCGTCCCCTTCATGTCGGGCAGCCACCCGCGCGGTTGGCTGGCCCGCTTGCGTGAAATCGGCGAACTCGACTTCGAAGTCATCATTCCCGGGCACGGCCTTCCCCAGCGCGACCGCAGACTGCTCGACCTCCACATCGACCTGCTGGAGACCATCATCGAGCAGGCCGAAGCGGCGGTGGAGGCGGGAGAAACACTGGAGGCCTTCATGGAGGGCCTCGACCTAAGCCGGTTCCGCCAGGCCTACTGCGGGGAAGACGACTTCCTGATTCAGGAGTTCGACGCCAGGGTCACCTACGCGGCGGTGCCCTCAGCCTACCGCGAGACGCTGCGCGTCCGCCGCCGGCAGCAGGACAGCGAGTGGACCCTTCCCCTGGGCGAAGCTGTTCGAACCAAATCCGAGGAATTGCGGGCACAGGCTGCCTCTCTGGAAATCGCAGAGGGGGCCAAAGCGCTCAAGGAACGCGTCCTGGAAGACCTCGACAGAGTCGATTCGGAGCTTGACGCCGACCGCCATCTGCTGGCCCTGTACCGATTGGGTTCGGCCTGGGAAGGTCTCTTCAGCGCCGCCCAAGCCTACGGCCGGCAAGAGGACAAACCTGAGGACGCGGATGCTTTTCAGAGCCACTGGAGCGGCATCAAGGCAACCCTTGAAAGCAGACGCCAGGCGCTGCTCGACTCTCCTGCTCAAGAAAAGGACGAGACCCTGACGCCGCTGGCCGTGCGGGCCATGGCCGATATTTCGCTCATGCAGACCCTGCCCTATGTCAACGCCGCGGGACTCTACGCTCACAGCACTTCAGTGTCTTACGGCCTCTACGCCTTGGGCCAGGGCCAGTCCCACCTGCGCTGGGCCGAGTGGTGCCGCGGCCAGAAAGTCTCGCAGGGGCGTCCGCAGCCGGCCCTTCGCGAAACGGCGGCTGCTCTACTGGCCGACTTGGAGCAGCGCACCGGAGAGGCCTTCGAGGATCCTGAACTGGCCATAGAAATGCACTCCCGCTTCATCCAGCTCAACGCATCCCTGAAAAAAGCCCGCGAGGTATTGGCGGCCGAAGGCAAGACGGTTCAGCCCATTTCCGCCTTGCTTCCGCTGCTGGAGGCAGAGATGCACCTGCAGGAAATCCTCTCCCGGCAATCGCCTCTCGCCGCCGCCGGGCGTCATCGGCTGCAACTCGAGAACTGGCAGCGGCGCATCAAGGCCTCGCCCTTCGACCACTCCCTGGCGCTGCTCTTCCTGCAAAGGGCCGGTGAAGCGCTTGAGGCTGCTGAGGAGAACGAGGAGCCGGAAGAGGAACTGCGTTCGGCCGCGGCCATCCTGGAGGGTGTCTTGCCAGCCTACTTCACCTGGGTCAAGGAGTGAGCTGACAACCCGCAACGTGCTCAACGACCCAAGAAGACGAGGAAAAACCGACATGATGACTTGGATTCCGACCAGGCCTGCCAGACTGCGGATCGCCGTGACACTGCTGGCGGCAAGTCTATGCACACCGCTGTTCATGGGCACGGAGGCGATGGCGCAAGCCGATGAAGTGGTCGTGACGCTGGTGCGCTGGCCCTACACCTGAAACCTTTCCGATCCAGCAAGTTTGCTGATACGAGAAGTGGTGAAGGGATATGAAGGCCGGGTCGTCTACCGCGACGAGAACCTGGGCGAATCGGAACTGGCGGAGCGTTTCGGAGTGGGACGCTACCCGGCCGTCTGGGTCGACCAGGCCCTGGTGGCGACTCCACGCGACTTCTATCTCTGGGGGGAGGAGGGGGAGGGCCGCTATACGCCCTGGAAGAACGCCGAAAACCGGGCCAAGTTCAAGAACGACCTGAAGCGGATGATCGACATCCGGCTGCGGGGAGAAGAGCTGGAATCGCTTTCCGCCGACCCCCTGCTGGAGATCGCTTCCCTGCCCGACTTCGAGGTCGCCGACCTGGAGGGCAATCCGCTGCGCGACGACGACCTGCAGGGCAAGGTGGTGATCGTCGAATTCTGGGCCACCTGGTGTCCGCCCTGCATCCGCACGCTGCGGTGGCTGAAGGAGGCCCGGAAGGAGTGGGGGGACGAGGTGGCAATTGTGGCCTTGGCGGTGGAAAGCCCGGCTCAGGACGTGGCCGATTTTCCCCACAAAGTCGGACGCGTGGCCATGGCTACCCCCGAACTCATCCGCCTCTTCGGCGACGTCACCGCCGTCCCCACTCTCTTCGTCTTCGACCGGCAAGGCCGCACCGCCAAGGTCTTCTACGGAGCGCCCGAAGGATTGCACGAGCAAGTGGAGAGCCTGGTGCAGGAACTCAGCCGAGATTAGCGCAGCCTTGCCACCGCTCAACGGCATAAGCCTCCAACCGTCCTCCTCCGCAGGCGCTTTGTTGGCTCCTGCCGCGGACGTATACTCGCATTGAGAGCTAACGGCGCAAGGAGGAGGACGCCATGAGCAAGGACAAGCGACACGTCTCGATCGAAGGCCACGACCTGCGCCCCGAAAGCCTGATGATGAGCTACGGCTACAACCCGGCCCTGTCGGAAGGGGCCGTCAAGCCGCCGATTTTTCAGACCTCCACCTTCGTCTTCAAGAACGCCGAGGAGGGAAAGGCCTTCTTCGAGATCGCTTACGGACTGCGCGAGAGAGGCCCCAACGAGAGGCTGGGACTGATTTACAGCCGCCTCAACAATCCCGACCTGGAAGTGCTGGAGGACCGGCTCACGCTTTGGGACAAGGCCGAGGCCTGCGCCGTCTTCGGAAGCGGAATGGCGGCCTGCTCCACGGTGCTTTTCGAGTTCCTGCGTCCGGGCGACGTGGTGCTCTACAGCCAGCCCGTCTACGGGGGCACCGACTACCTGATCAAGCACATCCTGCCCCGTTACGGCATCGTTCCGGTGGGCTTCTACGCCAGCCATCCGACCGACGAAGTAGAGCAGGTGCTGGTCGATTCGGGCCAGGCCGACAAGCTCAAGCTGGTCTTCCTGGAAACGCCCGCCAATCCGTCCAACGCCATCGTCGACATCGAGAACTGCGCGCGTATCGCCAACAAGTATTCCAGCTCCCAAGACCCGGCCTACGTAGCGGTCGACAATACTTTCCTGGGTCCGCTCTGGCAACAGCCCCTGCGCCACGGAGCCGACCTGGTGCTCTATTCGGCCACCAAGTACATCGGCGGACACAGCGACTTGATCGGGGGCGTGTGCCTGGGCAGCAGGGCATTGATCGACCGCGTCAAGACCCTGCGCACCTTCGTGGGCAACATGCCCGACGCCTGGACCGGCTGGCTGCTGCTGCGCTCGCTGGAAACCCTCAAGCTGCGCATGACCTGCCAGATGAAGAATGCACGCTATGTGGCCGACTTCCTGGCCGACCATCCCCAGGTCGAGAGGGTTCATTACCTGGGTCACATCGATCTGGAGGACGCCCGCTACAAACTCTACAAAAAGCAGTGTCTGGCGCCCGGCGGAATGATCTCCTTCGAGATCGTGGGAGGACAGGAGGCGGCTTTCAGGTTCCTCAACTCGCTGCAGCTCTTCAAGCTGGCGGTCAGCCTGGGGGGGACCGAGTCGCTGGCCGAGCACCCCTCCACCATGACTCATGCCGACGTCAGCAAGGAAGACCAGGCCAAGATGGGCATCACCGAGGGCCTGATACGCCTCTCCATCGGGGTGGAACATCCCCAGGACCTGCTGGCCGATCTGGAACAGGCATTAGCTGCCGTCTAACGGATCGTCTTGCAGCGAAGCCCGGTAGAGGAAGGCCAGGATCTCGGCGACGGCGGCATAGATGGGGGCAGGAATCTCTTCGTTGAGGTCGAGGCGGGACAGCACCTGCACCAGGTCGCGGTCCTGGCGTACCGGCACGCCGCTTTCCCGGGCCATGCGGATGATCTTCTGGGCCAGCTTTCCGTGCCCCTTGGCCGTCATGCGGGGAGCCGGGTCGTCGTAGGGGCTGTAGCGCAAGGCGGCGGCGAATTCCCGTTCCCGGCGCGATCCCTGCTCCGTCCTGGTCTTCTTGTCGTTCATCTCAGGCCCTCACGTCGATGAGGCGCAGGGAGGGACCGGCCGGCTCTTCCTGGCTTAGGTTGTCGAGGCTGTTGGGGGATGAATCAGGGATCTCGCTGAGGACGTCGGCCTCCAGATGGACCTGCTCGAATCCGGCCTGCTTGAGGCGTTCGCCGAGTTGAGGGAGTCGCCGGCGCAGGACCTGCAACGGCTCTTCCCGCTCGATCAGCAGCCGGGCCCGCAGCGCTTGGCCCGCGCTGTAGGCGTCGACCCGGGTCTGCCCCAACCACTGCAGTTGCAGCAGGAAGACGATGTGGTAGCCGCGTCCCGAGCCGGAGGCCCCGTCCTGGGGAGCGTCGCGGTCGGAGCGCAGGGAAAGCTGCAGGTTGGTCAGCTCGCTTCCCAACAGCAGCGGCAGTTCGATCTGGACCCCCTGAGACTGGGACAGGGAGAGCAGATTGGCGGCCTGGGAGGATTCGATGTTGGCCAGGTGGCGAGCCACTCCGGCGGCCAGGCGGCTGAGAGATTCTTCAGCAGAGGCCTGTGTCTGGGCCTGAACCTCCAGGAGCAGGGCCTTGAGATCGCTCTGGGCCACCTGGCGCAGGCCGTCGGGACGCCCCGCCAAAACGGCCTGGGCCAGTCTGCTCTCGTATTGCAGTCCGCCCTCTTCGATCATGGCCGCCAAACGGCTGGGAGAAGGGGGGCGTCCGCTTCCCGCCAGTTCCAGCAGGCGCCCTTGCAGGCGCTCAACCGACTGTGGAAGCGAGGCCTGGGGCGGCAGGGCTTTCAATTCCGACGACAGACGGGCCCAGGACTCGCCCATGGGCATCTTCAAGGCCAGCCGCTGACGCAGGATGGCGGCGATGGCCGAGTGAAAATCGCTGACGCGGTCCACCACCCGCAGCAGGGTTTGGGAACCCGAGACCTCGACTTGCAGCAAAAGGTCCTCACCCGGCTGCGTCCCCGGCGGAACCTGGGCCAGGAAGCGTACCCCGTGAGCCTGGAGCAGATGGTTGCCCGGACCGGCCGCCCTGATGACGCGGGCGGTAACAAGCGCCCCCCTGGGAAGCCGGGGAAACTCGCCGGGCCGCAGCAACCCCTGAGTGGCGGCTTCCTGCAGCGCCTGGGCGGCTGCCGCCCGCAAGATCTGGTGGGCGGAATCGGTCCGCTGCGTTGCCACGGGGTCGGCGGATGACTCCCCGCTCCCGGGCGGAGCGCCGCTAAAAAGCGCCGTCCGCTGGCTTTGCTCCGGTCCGGCGGCGGACGCGGCCCCGAGCGGGGACGCCCGGCCCGAGCCGCCAGCCGGCGCCGCGGCCACTTGCAGCCGCAGCACGGGATATTCGGGTCCCGACACCACTTCGGCCCACAGGGTGCGACCGGCGGGCAAACCGCCCGATTCCAGCAGCAGCGGACGTCCTCTCAGCGCCAGCAGGGCATGGTCGGCGTCCGAGGCGATGATTCGAAGAGGTACGCTTTCACCCGACTTGAGCGGGAAGGGCCCGCGCTCCTGTACGCCGGCCAGCAGGGTGCGTCCTTGGGCGGAAAGGCTTTGAGAGATGAGTATGGTGCGGGCGGGCAGGCGGACGGACCCGCCCTCTCTCTCTTCAGAGACAGCAGGCGCCGCGGCGGCACCCGTCCTCTCAGCGGCCGTCTGAGAGGAGCGCCGCGACGTCCCGCCGCCGCCCCCGCCGGAAAGCACCTCGAGGAGCGGGGGATCGCCCGGACGGATCTCGACCTGCACCTGCTTGCCGGGACGTCCGCCCAGCGGACCGTCGAGTTCGATTCGAACTCCCTCCACCTCCAGCACGGCACGAGCCGAGGTGGCCCGGATCAGAGTGGCCGTACGGCGCCCTTGCAGAGAGGCAACATCCCCAGGACCGGAATCATCCAGCAAGCGAAAAGAGAATCGGCGCGGCTGGGCGCCCTCTGAAGAGGCGGCGTCGCCAAGCGCACTTCGGCCAATCTGCATCGTGTCCTGCTTATCGGCAGGCGCTCCCGCCTGCCTTAACCCGGCGGCGCTCTGCAAGGGCCCGCCCATGGTCTAAGATAGGAGCATGGCCGGACGCAAAACCTCCATCGTGGTGGGACTCAATGCCGCCATCGCGGCCGTCAGCGACGAAATGCCGCTGATTCTCACCACCCTGGCCCGCGACGACCAGGAAGCGCTGCCCTTCGGGCCTCTCGATCCCGAAGGCGACCGAACCCTGGAACTGGGGCTGCGGGGATGGGTGCGCGAGCAAACCGGCGTGGAACTGGGCTACGTGGAGCAGCTCTACACCTTCGGCGACCGCAACCGCGATCCGCGGGAAACGGCGGGCGGCCCGCGGGTCATCTCGGTGGCCTACCTGGCCCTGGTGCGGCAAAGCAAGCTCACCGCTCCCAAGGCCCAATGGCGCGACTGCTACGAGTTCTTCCCCTGGGAGGACATGCGCGAAGGGCGTCCGCGCCTGTTCGACCAGACCATCGGCCCCTGCCTGGAGGAATGGGCCGCCCAAGCCGACTCGCCAGCCAAACGCCGTCAACGCCGGGACCGCAGCGCCATCGCCTTCGGACTGAGGGGCTCGCCCTGGGACTCGGACCGGGTGCTGGACCGCTACGAACTGGTCTACGAAGCCGGACTGGTGGAAGAATCCGTGCGCGACGCCGCCGCCCGTGGACGCAGCCTCAAGCCGCTCCAGTGCATCCCCTCCGGGGAACCGCTGCTGGGGCGTCCGCTGGCCCTCGATCATCGGCGCATACTGGCCACCGCCCTGGGCCGTCTGCGGGGCAAGATCAAGTACCGCCCCGTGGTCTTCGAACTGCTGCCCGACACCTTCACCCTCTTCCAATTGCAGCGGGTGGTGGAGGCTCTCTCCGGCGTCCGCCTGCACAAACAGAACTTCCGCCGCCTGGTGGCCAAGGGCGGACTGGTGGAACGCACCGGGCAAATGGAGCCGCAAACCGGCGGACGTCCCGCCGAACTCTTCCGCTTCCGCCGCGAAGTGCTGCGCGAGCGTCCGGCGCCTGGGGTCGGCCTCCCGGGCCTGCGGGTGTGAGACGTTTTCGCGGGAGGCCGGCCCCAAGTTCCAATTCCCAATGGCCAACTCCCGAGCCGAGGCAAAGGATCGTCGAAACCCGACCTGCACCCGCCGCGTCACAAAGTTCTCAATATCCCTTGACAACGGGATATGCTCAGCTTTAGTATAAGTCCTGGCTCGACCGCGAGCCTTAATTTTTGACCCTACTTATGCTCAATTTGAGCATAATAGAGGAGTGCCAGCATGACGACTCAACAAAGTTCTTTTTCAGGTTCAGGCCCGGACCTGCGCTTCGACGATCAGGTGGCCGCCCGCACTGCGGCCATCTACGACAAAGTGCGCGGCGTCATTCCCGAGATGGAATGGCCCGTCCATGCTCCTTACGTGGACGAGATCAACCGTCTCAAGAAGGAGCGCAATGCCATCATCCTGGCCCACAACTACCAGACCCCCGAGATCTTCCACGGCGTCGCCGACCTGAGCGGCGATTCGCTGGCCCTGGCCAAGTTGGCGGCCGAGACCGAGGCCCAAGTGATCGTGCTCTGCGGGGTCCACTTCATGGCCGAGACGGCCAAGCTCCTCAATCCCGACAAGACGGTGCTGATCCCCGACCTGGAGGCGGGCTGCTCGCTGGCTTCGTCCATCACGGGCGAGGACGTCAGGCTGCTGCGCCAGCGTTATCCCGAAGCCCCCGTGGTCACCTATGTCAACACCTCGGCCGAGGTCAAGGCCGAGACCGACGTCTGCTGCACCTCGGCCAACGCCCTGCAGGTGGTGGAATCGCTCGACGCCGAGCGCATCATCTTCCTGCCCGACGAGTATCTGGGACGCCACATCGCCTCCCAGACCGACAAGACCATCATCAACTGGAAGGGCCGCTGCGAGGTCCACGAGCGCTTCACGGGAGAGGAGCTGCGGGCCTATCGCCAGGCTCACGGCCCGGATATCCGCGTGCTGGCGCATCCCGAGTGCCCTCCCGACGTGCTGGAAGAGGCCGACTTCATCGGATCCACTTCGGGACTCATCAATTACGTGGACGAGCACCGTCCCGCCCGCGTGGTGATGATCACCGAGTGCTCGATGAGCGACAACGTGTCGGTCAACTTTCCCGAGGTGGACTTCGTGCGTCCCTGCAACCTGTGTCCCCACATGAAGCGCATCACGCTGCCCAAGATCCTCGACTCGCTGCGCCACATGCGCTACGAGGTCACGGTTGAGGAAGAGGTGGCCAAGCGCGCCCGCCGGGCCGTTGAGCGCATGATGGAAGTGGGCCGGGGGAAGGGCCAATGAGTCCCGCCTTTGGCAAGAGCGGCGGGGCAGTCGACCAGGTGGTTTCAGCCTCGGCGCTGGTAATGGGGGCGGGCGTGGCCGGATTGTCGGCGGCGCTGGGACTGGCCGAGCGGCTTGCCGGGCAGGGCGCGGTGGCGGTGATCTCCAAGACGGCGCTGCAAAGCGGCTGCTCCAGCGTCTGGGCCCAGGGCGGCATCGCGGCCGCCGTCGGCCGGGACGATTCGCCCCGGCTGCACGCCCAGGACACGCTGGCGGTGGCGGGAGGCATTGGCGACGATGAGAGCGTCCGCCTGCTGGCAGAGGACGCCCCGCGTCAGATCGCCCGCCTCATCGGCCTGGGCACGCGTTTCGATCCGGCCCCCGACGGACGTCCCGCGCTGGGGCGCGAAGCCGCTCACCGGCGCAAGCGCATCCTCCACTCCTTCGGAGATGCGACCGGGGCCGAATTGACCCGGGCCCTGACCGAGGCCGCCCGCCGCAGTCCGGGGCTGGACCTGTACGAAAACGCCTTCGCCCAGGAACTGG
This window encodes:
- the nadA gene encoding quinolinate synthase NadA, which encodes MTTQQSSFSGSGPDLRFDDQVAARTAAIYDKVRGVIPEMEWPVHAPYVDEINRLKKERNAIILAHNYQTPEIFHGVADLSGDSLALAKLAAETEAQVIVLCGVHFMAETAKLLNPDKTVLIPDLEAGCSLASSITGEDVRLLRQRYPEAPVVTYVNTSAEVKAETDVCCTSANALQVVESLDAERIIFLPDEYLGRHIASQTDKTIINWKGRCEVHERFTGEELRAYRQAHGPDIRVLAHPECPPDVLEEADFIGSTSGLINYVDEHRPARVVMITECSMSDNVSVNFPEVDFVRPCNLCPHMKRITLPKILDSLRHMRYEVTVEEEVAKRARRAVERMMEVGRGKGQ